In the Nocardioides marmotae genome, GGTCATCTCCGTGCCCTACCAGCTGCGTTCCTCCGCCATCGCCCGTGAGAGAGTTCGTCGAGAGGCCGACCGGGTCCGTCCTGGCGACTTGCGCCGCGGCCGGGTCGTCCGCCGTCCCGACGATCGACAGGTGCAGCGATGAGCCCGCGTCCCCCCCAGCGACGGGGCCGCCCGGCCCCCCGACAGCGCCAGGCGCGCGGCGCCTCGGTCGTCGGCCGCCGCTACGAGGCCGTCGTCGGCCCGGTCGCCCACGGCGGCCACTGCATCGTCCGCGTGCCGACCGACCCCACCGGCGCCTCGGAGGAGACGCGCGTCGTCTTCGCCCGGCACGGCATCCCCGGTGAGCGGGTCCTCCTCGAGCTGACCGAGGGCACCGAGGGCGACCGGTTCTGGCGCGGCGACGTCGTCGAGGTCCTCGAGGCCTCCCCGGACCGCGTCGTGCCGCCCTGCCCGTTCGCCGGCCCCGGCCGCTGTGGCGGCTGCGACTTCCAGCACGTCGACCTCGGCCGCCAGCGCGCGCTCAAGGCCGAGGTGGTCGCCGAGCAGCTGCGCCGGCTCGCGGGCCTCGACCTCCCCGTCACCGTCGAGGCCGTCGAGGGCGACCTGCCCGAGCAGCTGGCCGGGCTGCGCTGGCGCACCCGCCAGCAGTACGTCCGCCTCCCCGACGGCCGGCGCGGCCTGCGCAAGCACCGCTCCCGCGAGGTCGTCGTCGTCGACGACTGCCGCATCGCCCACCCCGACGCCCGCGAGCCGGGCCCCGGCACGGTGACCGAGCAGGTGGTCGGCCCGACCTCGACGCAGTCCTTCGAGGTCGCCGCCGACGGCTTCTGGCAGGTCCACCCGGGTGCCCCGCGGGTGCTCGTCGACACCGTGCTCGGCCTGCTGCAGCCGCAGCCCGGGGAGTCGGTCCTCGACCTGTACGCCGGCGTGGGGCTCTTCGCGCGCTTCCTCGGCGAGGCCGTGGGGGAGACCGGCCGGGTGGCCGCGATCGAGGGCGACCCGACCGCGGCCGGCCACGCCGAGACCAACTGCCCGGGGGCCGAGGTCACCGCCGGAGGCGTCGACGAGGTGCTCGCGGCGTCGTACGACGGGGCGTGGGACCTCGTCGTCCTCGACCCGCCCCGCGAGGGCGCGCGCCGTCCGATCGTCGAGCAGGTCGTGGCGCGGACCCCGCGCGCGGTGGCGTACGTCGCCTGCGACCCCGCCGCCCTGGCCCGCGACGTGGCGATCTTCGCCGAGCACGGCTACCGGCTGACCGCCCTGCGCGCCTTCGACCTCTTCCCGATGACGCACCACGTGGAATGCGTCGCGTTGCTCACGAAAAGCGCCTCTGACCTGCGGTGACGCGTTGCGCAATGGCGCCGTCGGCCGCTGTCGAACCGCCTTGTGGCTCGCTTTGGGCTCACTGTGCGCTGGACGAGACCGGACTCTGCGTCACGTAGGACCGCGCGGCCGGGCCGCCCGGAGGCGCGCGGAGAGCACGCTCAGCACGAGCAGCTGCCGCAGGGGCGCCGGGTGCGCCTAGGTTGTCTCCATGACCGACGTAGAGGAGCTGGTGGCCGCTGTCCGGAGGCGCGCCGAGGGGACGCCGTACGTCGTGACCGAGACGCCGAGCGGGTTCGACGTCCAGATCGACATCGCGGACGCCAGCTGGTACGCCCTGCTCTACAAGGAGCACCTCTCCCGCACCTGGATCTACCACGTGAAGGTGGAGGACGGCGCGACCAAGACGCTTTCGATCACCGACGACGTCCGCACCGTCGACTGGCGCGTCGGAGCGGAGTCGCGCGACGGGCAGCCTGTTCCGGTGCTCGGTGGTTCCCTGTCTCGTCAGCTCGGACGTGTGGAGAGCCAGGGCTTCCAGAAGGTCTACGCCACCAACGAGCACGGGGAGTACGCGAAGGTCCTCGACATCCGGTTCGATTCCGCCGAGGGTCGTGACCTCATCCGAGGGCCCGCGCGAGAGCTCGGCTGGACGGAGAAGCGAGGCCTCTCCGAGCGCATCGGACTGTACGTCGGCGTCAGCACGCTGGTGATGCTCGTGCTGGGCGGCCTCGTGGTGGCGATCGTGGCGCTGACCGTCGGTTTCTGACTCAGCCGCGCTCAAGGTCTACGGGTCTGCCCCCGCGTTGGTTGACACTCGGGGCGGACCCAAGCAACCGCGGCGCGCACATTTCGGACACTCTGGCGCTGCTGACTTTGCTCACGGGCGCTCGAGCGATGGGGGAGGAGTCCCGCAAGCGGATCGCCCCATGGGCGCGCGGAGACCTCACTAGCGGGTCAGAGTCCCCACGATTTCCTCCCAGTGCCGCAGCGGCACCAGGTGCCCCTCTCCGGGGTAGACGACGAGGCTGGCGTCGGGCAGGTGGTGCCGCAACCATTCGCCGTTGACAGGTGGAGCCATCTGGTCGAGTTCGCCGTACCAGAGATGGACCGGGCATCGGATGTCCTCCACCTCGATACCCCATGGGCCGCACCAGGCGACGTTGTCCCAGGCAACTCCCATCGGCCCTTGCCGCAAGCCCTCATGCAGCACCGAGAACAGGTTTCCGCGCAGGAACGGGTCACTGACCACGCCCGGATCCGTCTCGCCCCAGAGCCAGTCGATCCAGGGGGCCTGCTCGTCGTCGCGGACCGACATCATGGTTTGCAACATCTCCTCGTTGCCGATGACGAACTGTTCGGCGGCACGAGCCGGCTCGTCGGGGAGGAAGGAGAGAGCAAGGCGGTCGTTGTCGGTGAAGCTCTCGAGCGCCCCCGGCACCTGTTGGAACGGCGCGTTCCCACCAGCCACGCCCGCACGGATCACGCGTTCGCCCAGCACTGCCGCGGCGGCTAGCGCAAAGGGTCCACCCCCTGACCACCCGAATGCTGCAAACCGCCCGATACCGAGACCGTCCGCGAGAGCCTCGACATCGTGCGCGATGCTGATGAGGCTGTACGGACCGGGACCAGAGCCGCCGTAGCCCGGCCGGTCGAAGCTGACCACCCGGACGCCCAGTGCCGTGGCGATCTCCTCACCGAAGCTGACATCCAGTCGCGACCCGGGCGTGCCGTGGAAGTAGACGATCGGAGTTCCCTCGGAGTCCCCAGCTTCCCGGACCAGGATCGAATGACGCCCCGTCACGATCTCGCGCTCGATCATGGCGTGGGTATGCCGCCGAGCTGGCGGAGATCCTCAAGGATCTCTGGGGCCTTCTGTATGAGGGACAGGTGGCCCTCTCCCTCGAGCAGCTGCGCCGACGCCCCGGCGACGTTCACGGCCAGCCACTCCGCGTGGGTGAACGGCACCATCGCGTCCAGGCGGCCCTGCCACACCGAGACCGGTACTCGGATCGCCTGCAGGTCGAACCCCCAGGGACGCGTGTGGGTCATGTCGTCGTCGCGCCACCCCACGATGCCCTGACGTCCAGCAGCGTTGACCGAGGCTGCGAGATACCCGGCCAGCTCGCCGTCCAGCGCGGCGCGGTCCACCGGGGGCGCCAGTGCGCCAAGTCCTGCGGCGACGTCGTCGGCACTGACGGTGAAGAACCCCGTCTGGGTCTCCAGGAACGCCTCGAGCGCCTCGACTCCGGCGAAGACGGCCGTGTACTCCGCGACGTTCTCCTCGGCCATGCCGTCGCGAATGTCCCCGTCGTACTCGTCGGCTGGAGCGATGCCGACGCAGCACGCGGCCGCCAGACACCGGTCCGGCAGCAGCGCGGCGCAGGCCAGCGCGCGCGGCCCACCGCCGGACCACCCGATGGTGAGAAAGTCGCCCACCCCGAGGTGGTCGAGCACCGTGACGGTGTCCGCGACGTCATCGGCGACCCGCGCCGTCGTTGCCCCGTCCGGGCGCGGCGACGAGGCGCCGTACCCCGGGCGCGAGTAGGAGATCACCCGGAGACCCTGCTCCGCCGCGGCGCGCTCCAGGGTCGGGAAAGGCACCGCACCTTGGGGAGTCCCGTGGTGGTACAGGAGCGGGAACCCGTCGTCCGGCCCCGCGTCGAGCACCTCGAGGCTGCGGCCGTCGTCTGTCGGGACGAGGAGTGGCACGACTACTTGGCCCCCTTCGGCACGCTGCCTCGAATTGCTGGTGCGCCGAGTCACAGGCTACAGAGGGCGGGCGCGGCTTCCCGACAACCTGAGTACACACCCCTTCGACCAGGTCGTCGACGCTGCGGGTGGAGATGCCGTGGAGGTAGGCCTCCATCACGACCGCCTTCGTCATCCTCGCCGGCCTGCTGACTGCCCGCGACTGCAGGAACGATGAGCCGACGAAGAAGGACCGCCAACGCCTGCGCGCGATGGTCGCCGCGGTCAAGAAGGACCGGGCGCTCGTGCTTGGGGGATCATCCTCAAGGCGAAGGACACCTGGCCGCGCACCGGCAAGGTCTACTGCCACCGGGTCGAGGAGTGGCCGGTCGACGCCGAGATCATCGAGAGGGTGGCGGTGCGCTCCTGCGTACGACGGGGCGCGGCGATCGACCTCGTGCTCGATCGCGGCCGGGAGAACCGCTCCCAGATCATCATCACCAATGCCCGCGGGCGTCAGATGATCTTCTGGCAGACCGCCCGCACTGCCAGGCAGGCACGTCCGGCGGTGGCTCTGCCTGGCGCCCGCGCCAGCGGGGTCGCCGACCTGGAGATCGCTGTCGACATCCGCGAGCGATATCCGTTCACGTTCGCCGACCGGCAGGCGACGACCCGTCGCGAGCCGCTCAGCTCCGGCGACTACGGGCTCATCGTCGACGGGTTGCTGCAGGCCACGGTCGAGCGGAAGTCGCTGGCCGACCTCGTCTCCTCGCTGACCAACGGCAAGCTGACGTTCCAGCTCACCGAGCTCTCCGCGATCCCGCGCGCCGCGGTGGTCGTCGAGGAGCGCTATTCCCAGGTCTTCAAGCTCGACCACGTTCGGCCGAGTGTCGTGGCCGACGGGATCGCCGAGTGCCAGATCCGATTCCCCGCCGTGCCGATCGTCTTCTGCGAGACCCGCAAGCTCGCCCAGGAGTGGACCTACCGCTTCCTCGCGGCTGCCCGGGCCGGGTTGGCGGAGGAGATGATCGGCGACCTCGCCGTACGCGGCCTCGAGGCGGCTCCGCCGCTCGCGCCCGCACCGCCGAGCCCGTCGGACGTACGTCGCTGGGCGTCCGCGCCCGACATCGTCGTCTCCGACCGCGGCCGGATCCCGGTGGCAGTGATGGATCAGTACCTCGAAGCCCGCGCTCGCGGCGCGATCTGACACTGCGGTGGTCTGCGACAGCCGGTGCCCGCTGACACGAGGGCTCGGATTGGGCTCGCTTTGATTCGCAAACGTCCTCAGCGGCGTGCCGGCGCCCTCGGGCCTCTCAGATGGCATCGCTGCAGGTCAGAGAGCAGTTTCGTCCATCGAGTGCGGCCAGTGGGACAGGATCGCGCTCACGCTCAGCCCATCTGTGACCCGTGATCTCGGCGTCGATAGTGCGGACCGGCGTTGGGGCTCGCCGGGAGCTCAGTTCGAAGTCGGCCCGAGGATGTGGACAACCATTCGTCGTGCCCACCTCGTTGAACGGCCAGGAGGTCTCGATGCGTGAGGCTGGGGTCATGGAGGCGTCGCCGACGTTCGAGGAGTACGTCGCGACACGTGGCCGTGCCCTGTGGAGGAGCGCATGGCTGCTCACTGGTGACGCTCAGCGAGCCGAGGACCTGGTGCAGACGGCGTTGGTGAAGTGCTGGCGCCGGTGGGACAAGATCGCGGCGGACGGTTCGGTCGACGGGTATGTCCGCCGCGCGATGGTCACCACGTTCACGGACTGGCGGCGCCGCCGATGGGAAGGCGAGGTGCCCACCGCCGAGCTGCCCGCCGGTTGGAACGGCGACGCCGACCTCGCGGTGCGGCGCGACGTGCTGTCCGCACTGGCTCTGCTGCCGCGGGGCCAGCGAGCGGTCATCGTCCTGCGGTTCTACGACGACCT is a window encoding:
- a CDS encoding class I SAM-dependent RNA methyltransferase; the encoded protein is MSPRPPQRRGRPAPRQRQARGASVVGRRYEAVVGPVAHGGHCIVRVPTDPTGASEETRVVFARHGIPGERVLLELTEGTEGDRFWRGDVVEVLEASPDRVVPPCPFAGPGRCGGCDFQHVDLGRQRALKAEVVAEQLRRLAGLDLPVTVEAVEGDLPEQLAGLRWRTRQQYVRLPDGRRGLRKHRSREVVVVDDCRIAHPDAREPGPGTVTEQVVGPTSTQSFEVAADGFWQVHPGAPRVLVDTVLGLLQPQPGESVLDLYAGVGLFARFLGEAVGETGRVAAIEGDPTAAGHAETNCPGAEVTAGGVDEVLAASYDGAWDLVVLDPPREGARRPIVEQVVARTPRAVAYVACDPAALARDVAIFAEHGYRLTALRAFDLFPMTHHVECVALLTKSASDLR
- a CDS encoding alpha/beta fold hydrolase, yielding MIEREIVTGRHSILVREAGDSEGTPIVYFHGTPGSRLDVSFGEEIATALGVRVVSFDRPGYGGSGPGPYSLISIAHDVEALADGLGIGRFAAFGWSGGGPFALAAAAVLGERVIRAGVAGGNAPFQQVPGALESFTDNDRLALSFLPDEPARAAEQFVIGNEEMLQTMMSVRDDEQAPWIDWLWGETDPGVVSDPFLRGNLFSVLHEGLRQGPMGVAWDNVAWCGPWGIEVEDIRCPVHLWYGELDQMAPPVNGEWLRHHLPDASLVVYPGEGHLVPLRHWEEIVGTLTR
- a CDS encoding alpha/beta fold hydrolase; translation: MPLLVPTDDGRSLEVLDAGPDDGFPLLYHHGTPQGAVPFPTLERAAAEQGLRVISYSRPGYGASSPRPDGATTARVADDVADTVTVLDHLGVGDFLTIGWSGGGPRALACAALLPDRCLAAACCVGIAPADEYDGDIRDGMAEENVAEYTAVFAGVEALEAFLETQTGFFTVSADDVAAGLGALAPPVDRAALDGELAGYLAASVNAAGRQGIVGWRDDDMTHTRPWGFDLQAIRVPVSVWQGRLDAMVPFTHAEWLAVNVAGASAQLLEGEGHLSLIQKAPEILEDLRQLGGIPTP
- a CDS encoding ERCC4 domain-containing protein, producing the protein MAVRSCVRRGAAIDLVLDRGRENRSQIIITNARGRQMIFWQTARTARQARPAVALPGARASGVADLEIAVDIRERYPFTFADRQATTRREPLSSGDYGLIVDGLLQATVERKSLADLVSSLTNGKLTFQLTELSAIPRAAVVVEERYSQVFKLDHVRPSVVADGIAECQIRFPAVPIVFCETRKLAQEWTYRFLAAARAGLAEEMIGDLAVRGLEAAPPLAPAPPSPSDVRRWASAPDIVVSDRGRIPVAVMDQYLEARARGAI
- a CDS encoding SigE family RNA polymerase sigma factor, yielding MEASPTFEEYVATRGRALWRSAWLLTGDAQRAEDLVQTALVKCWRRWDKIAADGSVDGYVRRAMVTTFTDWRRRRWEGEVPTAELPAGWNGDADLAVRRDVLSALALLPRGQRAVIVLRFYDDLTESQTAHVLGISVGTVKSQTARALKTLRMSEFLEES